The genomic window TGTTTTTTGCTCGGAGGATTCCTCGAAGTTCACAGCAATCAGGTTAAAGGGTGCCAGTTTGTCTCCCTTGGCTAGCAATACCGGTGTGAACCCCCGCACCAGGCCCTGCTCATCGCGCCCTCGGAATGTTGCGTAGGCGCTGTCAAGATCAATGCTTTCCAAAGCAGCCCCAAATAGTTCCGGGATGTGGCAACTCTCGCAGGCGAGAGCCGACATGTGTCGCTGGGTAAAGGGTAGCCAGCTGTGGCCGGCGCCACTGCGATGGCAGTCATCACACTGCAAAGTGGTGCTCAGGGAATGATCAGGGTCATGGAGGTAGCCACGAATGGAAACATCTCTCGGGTCCTGTTTCAGGTGAGTCTCCTTCAACGCTGCTCCCACGGTCCTGATGCCCGGGCGGTTGCCAGCCCGGTGGCAATCGCTGCAAACCATGCCCCGGGCGAGATGGATGTCGAAGGGGTCGCTCCGCGCCGCCTTGTCAGTGACGTTTATTGCACTCGCGTTTATGCCTTGTCCGCTGAAGAGTGCGCCGCTGAAGTTCGCGCTGTCCGCAGGGGCAAATGTCTCCCCCGGAGCGAATTCCTGCCGATTGTGGAGAACGATTTCTCCGTGGCAGTCGCTACAGGCCTCGGGGTTCCGCCCGGATTGAATGCCTGCTCCGTTGATCAGCCCCCCGTCACCGAGGCTCAACGTGCCTCCATGGCACTGCGTGCAGCTGCTGGTGAGATCCCGCCGCAGTGTTTGTTGTCCGATGCGATGGCGAAGAACAGTTTCTCTGGTGAGCGTTCTGGGACTCTGGCGGTGAGCAAGGGAAAGACTGTCTGCAATGCTTGCGCTGTCGTGACAGTTGTCACAGCTTTTCAGTTCTGACGCCTTTGACAGATCAGTGACCACCTGGCCCTGCGCGTCGCGCAGAGGGAAGTCGGGGTGTATCGAATCGAATTTGCGCTTACTGTCGTTGCGAGTAGCAGCAGGGTAGCAAAGGCGGCTTGTTTCATGGCCTTGCTTCCGGGGGCGTCGGACGGGGAGCCATGTTCCCACGCCCGCCCCAGCGGACGGGGTCGCCGGGATAACCAAGGGACTGCCAGTCGAGACGGCCTTTCCCTTCTTCGCCGTGACAATCAATACATTGAAGAGCCTGTTCCTTCGGGGCCACCATGTGGGTCTGGGGCCAGTACATAGAGGTATCTGTAAATCCGTAGTCGCCGCTGTACGCCAGGCCCGTGTGTTGTGAACCGCTGCGCAGGGCACGATCCCAGTCGAAATTTTTCCAGAATCCCCGAGGACCGCTGGTTTCCGGTTGGAGGAGATAGCGGTTCAAGCGGTCATAGACTTGGGAGGCCCGATGCACTTTGAAAGGCCAGATACGCGCCTCCGGGTCCTCGATGCTTCCCAGAGGAGCATTCAGTGCGGTGACCTCGTTGGGATCTATGGGGTCGCCCAAAATGTAACGACTGGCCTTGCCGTTGAACCACATATAGCTGGGCTTCAGCTGCTGTTCATAGGCAAAGCTGCCCTTGATGCGCAGATATTGATGATCATCTTCCTCCCGGGATTCGTCACCGGCGGTAGACCAGTCCCAATGGGTCTTTGTTGCACGACGACGGGCGGTCTCCGGAATATGGCAAGTCTGGCAGGCCAGGGCGCCTCCATGACTGTTCAGGCGACGTTCCCGGTGAGGAGCACGGTCATGACAATCGGTGCAGTGGATCTGGTTTTCATTGTCCATGGATACGGATGTGGAGCGTCCCGCTATCTGGTGATCCCTGGTCCGATGACAATCCGTACATACAAAATCGAAGCGACCCATGTGCACATCAACATTCTCGCTGGGGTAGAAAAGAGAGGAATCAAGGTCCCCGTGCTTCACTGCATCACCGCCGCCACCATTGAAGTGGCAGCTGCCGCAGTTGTTGCGACCGGGCTTGCCGACGCTCATGGCGACCTCCCGCAGATCCACCCCGTCCACGGGAAGCCCGGCGTTGCCCTTTACATAGGTCCCTGAGCCGTCGTGGCACACGAGGCAATCGATGTTTTCAGTCGCGTCAAAGTCATAGCTGGCATCGGTCCAGCCGTAGCCGGCATGGCAGGCGGTGCAACTGGCCCAGTTGCCCTGGATACCGATACAGAAATTGTTGATGACATTGCGCTTACCGCCTGAGACGGGCTCGCTGCGGCCGGCGACGGCAACCGGCGGACGGTCCCAGGTCCAGTGAGAGGAATGACGAAGGTCCTGATCGACACCGTCATGGCATTCCAGACAGCGTGCCGTGACTGCCTGGGGAGATGCAAAGCTTTGATCCAGGAGCGCGGTGTGCTCAACGCCCGGCAACCGCCCGGGCACAGAGTCCCAGGGCGAATCACCGGTGACAGAGGGCGGTGAAAACACCCAGAAAAGGGGTAGCAGTATCACAGCCGCGATACCTGCCCATATCCAAAGCCAGCGTAGGGAACGGGCACTCATGGAATATGCGGTTCTCCAAGGGGTTAAACATACCAAACTAGCATTCGGCCAATGACTTGTATTGATATAGGTCAGTATTCGGGGCAGTTGCACACTTCTGACAGCGCAAAAGACTCTGCAGCCTGTGCTGCGGGATGATTTCTATGCCTCTTCTGCCGGATTTTGGTGGGAGCGTGGGTATTTTGCTTTTTGAGATGTTCGATCCGTGGCACTCTAGCTCGTCCTCCAGATCTTTGAGCTTGCCTATGGAAGTTCCCCTGATTGACTGTGACCCCAGGACCCGCAGCGATGCAGAAGTTGCCCGAGATATTGACAGGGCGCTGCGGGATGTCGGTTTTATGGCTGTGCGCAACCTCGGTGTCACCCCGCAGCGCATTGAGGAGGTTTTCGGCACCGCAAGACGTTTCTTTGATGGCGCTGAGGAGGAAAAACGACGCTGTGCCTATGTCGCGGCGCGGGAGAATTTCGGCTATCAGGGTCTCGGACAGGAAAGTCTGGATCCCGATCGCCCCGGGGATCTCAAAGAGACCTTTACCATGCGCAATCTGCTATCGGAGCAGGTTGCGACGGAGCGCTGGCCTGATGACGAGTTTCGCGCATCGATCTCGACATTTTTTGCTGATGCCCTGGCCGCGGCGCAGCGCCTCCAGCGTTTGCTTGCTCTGGCCCTGAGTATGCCCTCGGAGTTTTTTGTCGATCGGCATAACGGCGAAAACATCACCCTTCGCTTGCTCCACTACCCCCCGGTGCTGAGGTCGGTCATCGATCCCGAGCAGATGGGGGCGGGCGCCCATACGGACTATGGCATGCTCACCCTACTGTTCCAGGACGCCGTCGGTGGATTACAGGTGCAGTCGGAGAAGGGTGCCTGGCACGATGTGCCGCCCCGGCCCGACGCTATTGTCATCAATTCGGGGGATCTTCTTGAGCGTTGGAGCAACGGCCGCTATCGCTCAACCTGCCATCGTGTACTGCCCCGGGAGCAGGGCGTGGAGCGTTACTCAATCGCGCTTTTCGTGGATCCCGATAGCGATACCCGCGTGGAGGTGCTTCCATCGTGTATCCCCGCCGGTGGCGCTGCGGTATATCCGCCCGTTAGCGCCGGCGAGCATCTGCAGGCAAAGATAGAGGCAACGCATCGTGCCTGATCCCGCACTTCCCGCAACCCGGGCGGGCCTGTTCTCACACCCGGGGCTTCTCATGGC from Congregibacter litoralis KT71 includes these protein-coding regions:
- a CDS encoding isopenicillin N synthase family dioxygenase, which translates into the protein MEVPLIDCDPRTRSDAEVARDIDRALRDVGFMAVRNLGVTPQRIEEVFGTARRFFDGAEEEKRRCAYVAARENFGYQGLGQESLDPDRPGDLKETFTMRNLLSEQVATERWPDDEFRASISTFFADALAAAQRLQRLLALALSMPSEFFVDRHNGENITLRLLHYPPVLRSVIDPEQMGAGAHTDYGMLTLLFQDAVGGLQVQSEKGAWHDVPPRPDAIVINSGDLLERWSNGRYRSTCHRVLPREQGVERYSIALFVDPDSDTRVEVLPSCIPAGGAAVYPPVSAGEHLQAKIEATHRA
- a CDS encoding tetrathionate reductase family octaheme c-type cytochrome yields the protein MSARSLRWLWIWAGIAAVILLPLFWVFSPPSVTGDSPWDSVPGRLPGVEHTALLDQSFASPQAVTARCLECHDGVDQDLRHSSHWTWDRPPVAVAGRSEPVSGGKRNVINNFCIGIQGNWASCTACHAGYGWTDASYDFDATENIDCLVCHDGSGTYVKGNAGLPVDGVDLREVAMSVGKPGRNNCGSCHFNGGGGDAVKHGDLDSSLFYPSENVDVHMGRFDFVCTDCHRTRDHQIAGRSTSVSMDNENQIHCTDCHDRAPHRERRLNSHGGALACQTCHIPETARRRATKTHWDWSTAGDESREEDDHQYLRIKGSFAYEQQLKPSYMWFNGKASRYILGDPIDPNEVTALNAPLGSIEDPEARIWPFKVHRASQVYDRLNRYLLQPETSGPRGFWKNFDWDRALRSGSQHTGLAYSGDYGFTDTSMYWPQTHMVAPKEQALQCIDCHGEEGKGRLDWQSLGYPGDPVRWGGRGNMAPRPTPPEARP